One Argonema galeatum A003/A1 DNA segment encodes these proteins:
- a CDS encoding DUF3883 domain-containing protein produces MTQSDSPLGGKSFYQSETLISRLRSIIRDYPEGVGIIKELIQNADDARATKVEITLDWRTHQAKRLPGDRMVQLMGPAMLVYNDRVFTDKDFDSIRSIGQSEKAQDLQKTGRFGVGFNAVYHVTDYPSFISRSSLIFFDPHGSAIPGTSKQEPGREWNFADAGWYEKYPDFMKVYEAGGLPFGIENFQGTLFRLPLRTEEHAKHSEIRKQAFSENNVRELLQELIQSGEELLLFLKSVQSIRFYEIPANSDGTRQEILAILTKNQEEVGSARQKILNALPDDPETLIKLCRNNPTALVSTSYLHQIETISQKRTTNSIWRVGGIIRIDEGNELAQVIEAMHKSQEKVVPWTGAAARISADSTDGNSQPVKGKVYCFLPLPIELNLPIHINGFFNLNSSRDNLSSDSGQTGKDRPRSIWNQLLVRHVLSHAYANLIVDLVEDIGKDKPEEFYQFWPVSKITISKALEELHRYVIQILYQKPVVLSAANKSWITPTQVKFIPTKKWWEDLVEPLSADKIDIPQPQLPESILSAFKDAGCQIETFTPAKLRQHLAENKPLGVGLQNAPKASLRNRLWIVNMLRYCISDDCRDLRGLPLAILANETLQVFGYNPIGTIYIGDNETRQIFVNNPEWFLHLNLYNQVSLHNRVGVTNMKEIEVAKKLVNVIGTTQSVGHPWQPDAPNPPNANWLTQVYLYFAKLNLPLEELKTVSLVPGNDGKLYKGGFDSTPLWCDSDIDCETIAAVKYFGVNIVKAPANLEGAISKFVKQHPDKLILSLTGSTVIDYVYSRYGQGLPPYDQKHYTSLLNFLANRLKITDTFYNQDRQNKLRCLPIYPTSSNELVTLNDENVYIPSDGYEPPEIAGTLRLLRLGETNKEWLPLFQMLQVPVLNRARLIRDCLLDEYASLAPDEQLIALAWIRDNLSDAGKELAKEGDNSTALKQEIKNARLVRCTDGRLRAISQVYSPESDVVRQILLNKAAIPDMVFYSQDAALWHKFFCDFGMRQTPSADDLLACVDNLIQTANRFGVDAIADSCMAVFNYIVDNWEELKSVKITNSNNSLPEALKDKPWLTVERNQEKLRQYAGAIGPEPRLYRAKDVCFIQDAHLVASQKPIFARSQGELLKIEIRKALGFYPVEPNMVLAHFDTIIKIWENQDESNNLPSLKAIYNYLYDTFVESRITDEEKRRIKERFQNRQCLWDESTGKFWKPRYAFQDDVPFFGSRRVNIPFSHRIGEVYQLLGQRRSPNVEDYLDFLQELASEYNNKPLNEADKTFALLVLHRLESQLSLEGGAIKNLPVLTDNNQLRYAKEVFIPDAPWRKDYIDGNRILHSLVSAKLAKSAGSLSLLRDVIERPIEVKPAIGTKANEWCQEWQKTLNSPEFISGVKRLIYHQYDSEPILDIIWLTRVNVQPASQINVDLFLKDETRIASAIPGTYYFDEFDKILYIISSGSRYIMLCYLAESLNNQLGQYAVQNLLPIASIVDAEPKNIRSLLNELRIRSLPGDMEPTSVDGDKFGEDWGRRFYEWLGYTTISKQQDTEGFIFVCSGLTLPEIQTRVKAINSNSHTIRLKRNEWSKMMALGQKHELLIVTYQGDIVEAIIQISEVWQTLSYAESQLGNKSNNSGDLRAQKVEIIIEFASDSEAEGNELILNWRRLVECLSHEKIKKYRPTPAMEVGENELVKFDLI; encoded by the coding sequence CGACAGTCCACTTGGGGGTAAATCTTTCTACCAATCCGAAACCCTCATATCCCGCCTCAGAAGTATAATCCGAGATTACCCCGAAGGTGTTGGCATCATCAAAGAATTAATCCAAAACGCTGATGACGCTAGAGCGACAAAGGTAGAGATTACTCTGGATTGGCGTACTCATCAGGCAAAGAGATTACCAGGCGATCGCATGGTGCAGTTGATGGGACCTGCAATGCTAGTTTACAACGATCGCGTTTTCACAGACAAAGATTTTGATAGCATCCGCAGCATCGGACAAAGCGAGAAAGCGCAAGATTTACAAAAAACAGGTAGATTTGGCGTAGGCTTCAATGCAGTTTATCATGTCACAGACTATCCTAGTTTCATTTCACGCAGTAGCCTAATCTTTTTCGATCCTCACGGTTCTGCTATTCCAGGCACATCAAAACAAGAACCAGGACGGGAGTGGAATTTTGCCGACGCCGGATGGTACGAAAAATATCCCGATTTTATGAAAGTCTATGAGGCGGGAGGATTGCCATTTGGAATCGAAAACTTTCAAGGAACTCTCTTTCGCTTACCTTTAAGGACAGAAGAACACGCCAAGCATAGCGAGATTCGCAAACAAGCTTTTAGCGAAAATAACGTCAGAGAACTACTTCAAGAACTTATCCAGTCGGGTGAAGAACTGCTGCTATTCCTCAAATCAGTTCAGTCAATTCGATTTTATGAAATTCCGGCCAATAGCGACGGAACAAGGCAAGAAATTCTCGCCATCCTCACAAAAAATCAGGAAGAAGTAGGGTCAGCACGTCAAAAAATCCTTAATGCGCTTCCAGATGACCCAGAAACCCTCATAAAATTATGCCGAAATAATCCAACCGCTCTAGTTTCTACTTCTTATCTCCACCAAATCGAAACAATCAGCCAGAAACGAACTACAAACTCAATCTGGAGAGTAGGTGGAATAATTCGCATTGACGAAGGAAATGAACTGGCGCAAGTAATAGAAGCAATGCACAAAAGCCAAGAAAAAGTTGTGCCTTGGACTGGTGCTGCCGCCAGAATTAGTGCTGATAGTACAGATGGGAATTCTCAGCCAGTCAAAGGCAAAGTTTACTGTTTTTTACCTTTGCCAATCGAGCTAAATTTACCTATTCATATTAATGGCTTTTTCAACCTAAATAGTTCGCGAGATAACCTGAGTAGCGATAGCGGACAAACAGGTAAAGATCGTCCCAGATCAATTTGGAATCAGTTGCTTGTCCGCCATGTTTTATCTCATGCTTATGCAAATTTAATTGTCGATCTAGTAGAAGACATAGGTAAGGATAAGCCAGAGGAATTTTACCAATTTTGGCCTGTCAGCAAAATAACTATCAGCAAAGCTTTAGAAGAACTGCATCGTTATGTTATTCAGATATTGTATCAAAAGCCAGTTGTTTTATCGGCAGCAAACAAATCTTGGATAACTCCCACTCAAGTCAAATTTATTCCTACTAAAAAGTGGTGGGAAGACTTAGTGGAACCCCTGAGCGCAGATAAAATTGATATTCCACAACCGCAGTTGCCAGAGTCGATTTTGTCAGCTTTTAAAGATGCTGGCTGTCAGATAGAGACATTTACCCCAGCCAAATTGCGTCAGCATTTAGCTGAGAATAAACCCCTGGGTGTTGGTTTGCAAAATGCGCCAAAAGCAAGCCTACGCAATCGGCTATGGATTGTTAATATGCTCCGTTATTGTATAAGTGACGATTGCAGGGATTTGCGCGGGTTGCCGTTAGCAATTCTTGCTAATGAAACTTTGCAAGTATTCGGTTATAATCCGATCGGAACTATTTATATTGGAGATAATGAAACAAGGCAGATATTTGTTAATAATCCTGAATGGTTCCTGCATCTAAATTTATATAATCAAGTCTCTCTACATAATCGAGTTGGCGTGACAAACATGAAGGAAATCGAAGTCGCCAAAAAACTGGTTAATGTAATAGGTACAACGCAATCAGTAGGACATCCTTGGCAACCTGATGCACCAAATCCTCCAAATGCCAACTGGCTAACTCAAGTTTATCTTTACTTTGCTAAATTGAATCTGCCACTAGAAGAATTAAAGACAGTTTCACTGGTTCCGGGAAATGATGGTAAACTTTACAAAGGGGGATTTGATAGCACTCCTTTGTGGTGCGATTCTGATATTGATTGTGAAACCATTGCAGCAGTAAAATATTTTGGTGTGAATATTGTCAAAGCACCAGCTAATCTGGAGGGTGCGATATCAAAATTCGTCAAACAACATCCAGACAAGTTAATTTTATCTCTTACAGGCTCGACTGTTATAGATTATGTTTATTCACGTTATGGACAAGGTTTGCCACCTTATGACCAAAAACATTATACCTCTCTCCTCAATTTCCTGGCAAATCGTCTGAAAATTACGGATACATTCTATAACCAAGATAGGCAGAATAAGCTACGTTGTTTACCGATTTACCCGACAAGTTCAAACGAACTTGTCACCCTGAATGATGAAAATGTGTATATTCCGAGTGATGGATACGAACCACCGGAAATTGCAGGCACTTTAAGGCTTTTAAGATTAGGAGAAACCAATAAAGAATGGTTGCCACTATTCCAGATGCTACAAGTTCCGGTACTCAATCGCGCTAGGCTGATTCGCGATTGCTTGCTAGACGAATATGCCTCACTTGCGCCTGATGAACAATTAATTGCACTAGCATGGATTCGAGATAATTTGAGCGACGCTGGAAAAGAACTAGCGAAGGAAGGAGACAATAGTACTGCACTCAAGCAGGAAATAAAGAATGCACGTCTGGTGCGCTGTACCGATGGTCGATTGCGTGCAATTTCCCAAGTATATAGTCCTGAAAGTGATGTAGTCCGCCAGATTCTCTTAAATAAGGCAGCTATCCCAGATATGGTTTTTTACTCACAGGATGCTGCACTTTGGCACAAGTTTTTCTGCGATTTTGGAATGCGTCAAACTCCCAGCGCCGATGATTTGTTAGCTTGTGTCGATAATTTAATCCAAACAGCAAATCGCTTTGGGGTAGATGCGATCGCAGATTCCTGTATGGCTGTTTTTAATTATATAGTGGATAATTGGGAAGAGCTAAAATCTGTTAAAATAACTAATAGTAATAACTCTCTACCTGAAGCACTAAAAGATAAACCCTGGTTGACTGTTGAGCGAAATCAAGAGAAACTCAGGCAATATGCTGGTGCGATCGGACCCGAACCAAGGCTATATCGCGCTAAGGATGTATGTTTCATTCAAGATGCTCATTTAGTTGCTAGCCAAAAACCTATATTTGCTCGGAGTCAGGGGGAGTTACTGAAGATAGAAATCAGGAAAGCACTTGGTTTTTATCCGGTAGAGCCAAATATGGTTTTGGCTCACTTTGACACAATAATCAAGATTTGGGAAAATCAGGATGAAAGCAATAATTTACCATCATTGAAAGCCATCTATAATTATCTTTATGATACTTTTGTAGAAAGTCGTATTACTGATGAAGAAAAGCGCCGAATTAAAGAGCGTTTTCAGAACCGCCAATGTCTTTGGGATGAGTCTACAGGCAAGTTTTGGAAACCAAGATACGCCTTTCAGGATGATGTACCTTTTTTTGGCAGTCGGCGCGTCAATATACCGTTTTCCCATCGTATAGGGGAAGTTTATCAGCTTTTAGGTCAAAGGCGATCGCCTAATGTAGAAGATTACTTAGACTTTCTGCAAGAATTAGCTTCAGAATACAACAACAAACCCTTAAATGAAGCAGACAAAACCTTTGCACTCCTAGTATTACACCGCCTAGAATCCCAACTATCTTTAGAGGGTGGCGCTATTAAAAATTTACCTGTGCTAACTGATAACAATCAATTGCGATATGCCAAAGAAGTTTTTATACCCGATGCACCTTGGCGTAAAGATTATATTGATGGTAACCGTATATTACACTCTCTAGTTTCTGCAAAACTTGCTAAATCTGCTGGTAGCCTCTCTTTACTAAGAGATGTAATTGAACGTCCTATTGAAGTAAAACCTGCCATTGGGACAAAGGCCAATGAGTGGTGTCAAGAATGGCAAAAAACATTAAATTCTCCAGAATTTATCTCAGGGGTGAAACGCCTTATTTATCATCAATACGACTCGGAACCAATTCTAGATATAATTTGGCTAACGAGGGTCAACGTGCAACCGGCAAGTCAAATTAATGTGGATTTATTTTTGAAGGATGAAACTAGGATTGCATCGGCGATACCAGGTACTTACTACTTTGATGAATTTGATAAAATATTGTATATAATCTCTAGTGGTAGCAGATATATAATGCTCTGCTATCTAGCTGAAAGTCTCAACAATCAACTCGGACAGTATGCAGTACAAAATCTGCTTCCGATAGCCAGTATTGTGGATGCAGAACCCAAAAATATTCGGAGTTTACTAAACGAGTTGCGAATTAGGTCTTTACCTGGTGATATGGAACCTACTTCGGTCGATGGGGATAAATTTGGAGAAGATTGGGGTAGACGTTTTTATGAATGGCTTGGCTACACGACTATTTCAAAACAACAGGATACAGAAGGATTTATTTTTGTTTGTAGTGGCTTAACTCTACCAGAAATTCAAACTAGAGTCAAAGCTATAAATTCCAACTCTCATACAATCCGCTTAAAGAGAAACGAATGGTCAAAAATGATGGCATTAGGTCAAAAACATGAGCTACTCATAGTCACCTATCAAGGTGATATTGTTGAGGCAATAATTCAAATTAGTGAGGTTTGGCAGACTTTAAGTTATGCTGAATCTCAACTAGGGAATAAATCGAATAATTCAGGAGATTTACGCGCTCAAAAAGTTGAAATTATCATTGAATTCGCTTCAGATTCTGAGGCGGAAGGTAATGAGCTAATCCTGAACTGGCGGAGGTTAGTAGAATGTTTATCTCATGAAAAAATCAAAAAATATCGACCAACTCCTGCAATGGAAGTTGGTGAAAATGAGTTAGTAAAATTTGATCTAATTTAA
- a CDS encoding class I SAM-dependent methyltransferase, which translates to MPAENPPVAESQPTLSVSNATDKNQTITDPQVLKLALATKLKTMTAVQGDFYFPCVPSMVGEYVQLLAGLLKLLGQNPTPEHINNLRQLIEKGISDGFKLSPHARLIVNYQPAEANKGLAGGITINTKVHVETLADKYKTWPETRQDPLFGSHPDAKVMAVLSQLGDPARTPILDVGAGTGRNSIPLAKLGHPVDAIELTPIFAEKLSASIIAENLTIKVIQGDVLDPLLRMKPAYYKFAIASEVLSHFRYIDQVRLFLAKMCDGLQTGGLLLFSAFLAANDYEPDILARQMSELSWCYLISRDELKSAMDGLPLEMISEESAIEYEQNHLPKEAWPPTSWYVSWATGRDLFPLPQNPPMELRWILLKRK; encoded by the coding sequence ATGCCTGCCGAAAACCCACCAGTTGCAGAATCTCAGCCAACTTTGTCAGTCAGCAATGCAACTGATAAAAACCAAACGATAACTGACCCGCAAGTTTTAAAATTAGCTTTAGCAACAAAGCTAAAAACTATGACCGCCGTTCAGGGAGATTTTTATTTCCCGTGTGTACCATCAATGGTGGGAGAATATGTACAGTTACTTGCTGGCTTGCTAAAGCTTTTAGGACAAAATCCGACGCCAGAACATATTAATAATTTGCGCCAGTTAATCGAAAAAGGTATATCGGATGGATTTAAGCTTTCACCTCATGCGCGGTTAATCGTCAACTACCAACCAGCGGAAGCAAATAAAGGTTTAGCTGGTGGCATTACCATTAATACCAAAGTTCATGTAGAAACACTAGCAGATAAATATAAAACTTGGCCGGAAACCAGGCAAGATCCTTTATTTGGCAGTCATCCCGATGCGAAAGTGATGGCAGTTTTATCCCAATTAGGCGACCCGGCGCGGACACCTATTTTAGATGTGGGTGCGGGAACTGGTCGCAACAGTATACCATTGGCAAAGTTAGGTCACCCGGTTGATGCGATCGAACTCACGCCTATTTTTGCCGAAAAATTGTCGGCATCTATTATAGCAGAAAATTTAACGATCAAAGTCATCCAAGGCGATGTTTTAGATCCGTTGTTGCGGATGAAGCCAGCTTACTATAAATTTGCGATCGCATCCGAAGTTTTGTCTCACTTCCGCTACATCGATCAAGTGCGTTTGTTCCTAGCTAAAATGTGCGATGGACTGCAAACTGGAGGATTGCTTTTATTCAGCGCTTTTTTGGCTGCAAACGATTACGAACCAGATATCTTGGCGCGGCAAATGTCAGAACTATCTTGGTGTTATCTGATCTCGCGAGATGAACTTAAATCAGCTATGGATGGTTTGCCATTAGAAATGATATCCGAAGAATCTGCCATCGAATACGAACAAAATCACCTACCAAAAGAAGCATGGCCTCCCACAAGTTGGTATGTTAGTTGGGCAACGGGTCGCGATTTATTTCCCCTGCCGCAAAATCCGCCAATGGAGTTAAGATGGATACTCCTGAAACGCAAATAG
- a CDS encoding Uma2 family endonuclease: MLNYDVQRYWPSTEELPDSDDTPVDNQLQHLISALLEAILAILWADRMDWFFGVDMGVYYDGEKPPYVPDGFLSLGVERIIDEDLRLSYAIWEEKRVPILMLEVVSQTYRGEYSTKMQNYADLGVLFYVIYNSGRRKKPRLEVHRLVNGKYELQSGNPIWLPEIGLGIGNERGTYQGITREWLYWYDDRGQRLLTPEERIRVLAERLRSLGIDPETLA; this comes from the coding sequence ATGCTAAACTACGACGTTCAACGATATTGGCCTTCCACCGAAGAACTACCAGACTCGGATGATACTCCCGTGGATAATCAACTACAACATTTAATTTCCGCACTGTTAGAAGCAATACTAGCAATACTTTGGGCGGATAGAATGGATTGGTTTTTTGGCGTTGATATGGGGGTATACTATGATGGCGAAAAACCTCCCTATGTACCGGATGGATTTCTCAGTTTGGGAGTAGAAAGGATTATCGATGAAGATTTACGCCTAAGTTATGCAATTTGGGAAGAAAAACGAGTTCCGATTTTGATGCTGGAAGTGGTTTCCCAAACTTATCGAGGGGAATACAGCACCAAGATGCAAAACTATGCTGATTTGGGGGTGTTATTCTATGTTATTTATAATTCTGGACGGCGCAAAAAGCCACGGTTGGAAGTGCATCGCTTAGTTAATGGTAAATACGAATTGCAGTCGGGAAATCCAATTTGGTTACCGGAAATTGGGTTGGGAATTGGGAATGAAAGAGGAACTTATCAGGGTATAACACGAGAGTGGCTTTATTGGTATGACGATCGAGGACAACGCTTATTAACACCGGAAGAACGAATTCGCGTGTTGGCGGAAAGATTGCGTAGTCTCGGTATAGATCCAGAAACACTTGCTTGA
- a CDS encoding Tab2/Atab2 family RNA-binding protein — translation MTIWQIDFYRRPLQDEVGSALWELLICDRSRSLTHSAFCPQSEASPHWIVCQLLIAAGSYNHLPDLIQVFRPQSLGLIEATGKQLGIPVEATRRTYALKQWLQERAKQYPSMEGYSGEAYAPLAIEKPPPIPLPEKFWGERWRFATLSAGDLQETFTERLVPIREMPEFLLPINLGIPSTVAVPGVVIDGGKRSMQIARWIQESHPVSLNYISGTPDGLVLETGLNDRWVVATFADEEVSAAAQMYEGRLLLSKKLHFLLVQPDDSGMTYSGFWLLGAED, via the coding sequence ATGACCATTTGGCAAATTGATTTTTATCGTCGTCCGTTGCAGGATGAAGTCGGGAGTGCATTGTGGGAGTTATTGATTTGCGATCGATCGCGCAGCTTAACTCATAGCGCCTTCTGTCCCCAGTCAGAAGCCTCTCCCCATTGGATTGTTTGTCAGTTACTGATCGCAGCCGGATCGTATAATCATCTGCCAGATTTAATTCAAGTGTTTCGTCCCCAATCTTTAGGCTTAATTGAAGCGACTGGAAAGCAGCTGGGAATTCCGGTAGAAGCAACTCGCCGCACTTATGCTTTAAAGCAATGGTTGCAGGAAAGAGCTAAACAATACCCCAGCATGGAAGGTTACAGCGGCGAAGCTTACGCTCCCCTAGCGATCGAAAAACCACCCCCGATACCCCTACCAGAAAAATTTTGGGGAGAGCGCTGGCGATTTGCTACACTTAGTGCTGGCGATCTTCAAGAAACATTTACCGAGCGACTTGTTCCAATTCGGGAAATGCCAGAATTTCTCTTACCCATCAATCTCGGAATTCCATCAACAGTTGCAGTTCCCGGTGTGGTAATTGATGGTGGAAAGAGATCGATGCAAATAGCTCGCTGGATACAAGAATCGCACCCAGTATCTCTTAATTATATCTCAGGTACGCCAGATGGTTTAGTATTGGAAACTGGGCTGAACGACAGGTGGGTTGTCGCTACTTTTGCAGATGAGGAAGTTTCGGCGGCTGCACAGATGTACGAAGGACGCCTGCTGCTGAGTAAAAAACTGCATTTTTTGTTAGTTCAACCTGATGATTCGGGAATGACTTACAGTGGTTTTTGGCTGTTGGGAGCAGAGGATTGA
- the rimM gene encoding ribosome maturation factor RimM (Essential for efficient processing of 16S rRNA): MTNDNWLEIGTIVSAQGLKGELRVYPDTDFPERFEEPGKRWLLRPGETEPKPIKLLEGRYIPNKGIYVVKLAGISDRTQAEELRGCKLMVPQSDRPTLEEDEFHVIDLIGLEVFNQLTGESIGVVVDVASAGNDLLIVNPQLSTSNEPGKKTKEKQILIPFVKAIVPVVDLENGRIEITPPPGLLEI; encoded by the coding sequence ATGACGAATGACAACTGGTTAGAAATTGGTACGATTGTGTCTGCTCAAGGACTAAAAGGTGAACTGCGAGTTTATCCAGATACTGACTTTCCAGAAAGGTTTGAGGAACCTGGTAAGCGTTGGTTGCTGCGACCGGGTGAAACTGAACCTAAACCGATAAAATTATTAGAGGGTCGGTATATTCCTAATAAAGGAATATATGTGGTGAAATTGGCTGGAATTAGCGATCGCACCCAAGCAGAGGAGTTACGCGGTTGCAAATTAATGGTTCCTCAAAGCGATCGCCCAACTTTAGAAGAAGACGAATTTCACGTCATAGACTTAATTGGTTTGGAAGTATTTAACCAATTAACTGGGGAATCTATTGGCGTCGTGGTAGATGTTGCTTCCGCTGGTAATGATTTGTTAATAGTTAATCCTCAGCTATCCACTAGCAATGAACCAGGAAAAAAGACCAAGGAAAAACAAATTTTGATTCCGTTTGTGAAAGCGATCGTACCTGTGGTAGATCTTGAAAATGGTAGAATTGAAATCACACCGCCGCCCGGTTTGTTGGAAATTTGA
- a CDS encoding type II toxin-antitoxin system RelE/ParE family toxin, with amino-acid sequence MTRKIIVKPKATLDLKNAFDYIAEDNFDIALRFFDSARQTFAQLALMPGMGKIYKTELRKWAIKDFKKYFIFYRANDEFIEVVRVIHSAQDIEAILEENDNPA; translated from the coding sequence ATGACTAGAAAAATTATTGTCAAACCGAAAGCAACTCTCGACCTTAAAAATGCTTTTGATTACATTGCTGAAGATAACTTCGACATAGCATTGAGGTTTTTTGACTCGGCAAGACAGACTTTTGCTCAGTTAGCTCTGATGCCTGGAATGGGCAAAATATACAAGACTGAGCTAAGAAAATGGGCAATTAAAGACTTTAAGAAATACTTCATTTTTTACAGAGCGAATGATGAATTTATAGAAGTTGTTAGAGTAATCCATTCAGCCCAAGATATTGAAGCGATTCTAGAAGAAAATGACAACCCTGCCTGA
- a CDS encoding type II toxin-antitoxin system ParD family antitoxin: MTTLNISLPDTMKDFIQEQIQEGGYSTTSEYLRHLIHEEQKRVAQAKLDAMLLEGLNSGESIEINDEWWEQMKTELVDKFNKRNGHD; the protein is encoded by the coding sequence ATGACTACATTAAACATCTCTCTGCCAGATACGATGAAAGACTTCATTCAAGAGCAGATACAAGAAGGAGGTTACAGTACCACGAGTGAATATCTTCGGCATTTAATTCATGAAGAACAGAAGCGTGTAGCCCAAGCAAAACTCGATGCTATGCTGCTGGAAGGTCTGAACAGTGGTGAATCTATTGAAATAAATGACGAATGGTGGGAGCAAATGAAAACTGAGCTTGTTGATAAGTTCAATAAGCGGAATGGGCATGACTAG
- a CDS encoding sensor histidine kinase, with translation MPNNNIVSPPHLSEGSDRDLTIESTLRELRLYSFQVPIDCLGIEVARVFEKYPRLPGAILVDHGKFAGMLSRLRLLEYLIRPHRLELFLHKPLHILYTYARTDVLVLPDSMPILAAAQHALRRAPELLGEPVVVKTEPNIYQMLDIHELHIAYWQIRGIETQVRYERAQAQMIQSEKMASLGRLVDGVAHEILDPVGFIWGNLTHVSMYTESLMEIVSAYENHLPQIPNKIAELKEDIEFDFLRQDLPRAIESIKTGAERLKKLVISLQNFCHIDEVYPKPADLHSLLDSIVLLLKSRLTSEIEIVKNYGNLPPVPCFAGQLNQVFMNILINAVHSLLNEAVHQKFAIEFQGGIRQNPGRKPRIEITTKVCSLEPAANTGEPLPRWVLIKIADNGPGLSENAQKQILESFSIERRTEKETSLALSYRIVTAKHGGKFVMRSHSQSDADVLNVSEGESQVDSGTEFEIMLPLV, from the coding sequence GTGCCAAACAACAATATTGTCTCTCCCCCGCACTTGTCCGAGGGCAGCGATCGAGACCTCACGATAGAATCAACCCTCCGAGAACTGCGACTGTACAGTTTTCAAGTTCCAATCGACTGCCTGGGTATAGAAGTTGCCCGCGTTTTTGAGAAATATCCCCGACTGCCTGGAGCTATCCTGGTCGATCATGGTAAATTTGCCGGGATGCTCTCGCGGCTGAGGTTGTTGGAATACCTGATCCGTCCTCACAGACTGGAACTATTTTTGCACAAACCGCTGCACATTCTCTACACCTATGCTCGCACTGACGTTTTAGTTCTGCCGGATAGTATGCCGATTTTGGCGGCAGCTCAGCACGCACTGCGGCGAGCGCCCGAACTTTTGGGAGAACCCGTTGTAGTCAAAACCGAACCCAACATTTATCAAATGTTAGATATTCATGAATTACATATCGCCTACTGGCAAATTCGAGGCATAGAAACTCAGGTACGGTACGAACGCGCCCAAGCCCAAATGATTCAAAGTGAGAAAATGGCTAGTTTGGGGCGTTTAGTGGATGGGGTTGCACACGAAATTTTAGACCCGGTGGGTTTTATTTGGGGGAACTTAACTCATGTATCGATGTACACCGAAAGTTTGATGGAGATCGTTTCTGCTTACGAAAACCACCTGCCCCAGATCCCCAACAAGATCGCCGAACTAAAAGAAGATATTGAATTTGATTTTTTACGACAAGATTTACCGCGTGCGATCGAGAGTATCAAAACTGGAGCGGAACGGTTAAAAAAATTAGTAATAAGTCTGCAAAACTTTTGCCATATTGATGAAGTTTATCCGAAGCCAGCCGATTTGCACTCTTTGCTAGATAGTATCGTGCTGCTGCTGAAAAGCCGTCTGACAAGTGAAATCGAAATTGTCAAAAATTACGGAAATTTACCGCCTGTACCTTGTTTTGCTGGGCAATTAAATCAGGTATTTATGAATATCCTCATTAATGCTGTTCATTCCTTGCTCAATGAGGCGGTTCACCAAAAATTTGCGATAGAATTTCAGGGGGGAATCCGACAGAACCCAGGCCGCAAACCTCGGATTGAAATCACAACCAAAGTTTGTTCCCTGGAACCTGCGGCAAATACAGGTGAACCATTACCTCGCTGGGTTTTGATTAAAATTGCGGACAATGGGCCTGGTTTATCTGAGAACGCGCAAAAGCAGATTCTGGAATCTTTCTCCATCGAAAGACGTACTGAAAAAGAAACAAGTTTGGCGCTTAGTTATCGAATTGTGACTGCAAAACATGGGGGAAAATTTGTGATGCGATCGCATTCCCAAAGCGATGCGGATGTGCTTAACGTCTCGGAAGGAGAATCGCAAGTTGACAGCGGCACGGAGTTTGAAATTATGTTGCCTTTAGTCTAG